A window of Solea senegalensis isolate Sse05_10M linkage group LG20, IFAPA_SoseM_1, whole genome shotgun sequence contains these coding sequences:
- the galr1a gene encoding galanin receptor type 1, which translates to MENQSESVHSNSVRLPAKLILGVGVDNFISLLIFGLIFILGALGNALVITVLARSKPGQPRSTTNIFILNLSVADLSYLLFCVPFQSTIYMLDTWVLGAFICKFIHYFFTVSMLVSIFTLSAMSVDRYVAIVHARRSSSIRVGRHALLGVLLIWSLSLVMAAPVAHYQSIVEREDNTTFCWEVWPDHQRKVYVMCTFVFGYLLPLVLISVCYTKVLKHLHKKLRNVSKKSELSKKKTAQTVLVVVVVFGLSWLPHHVVHLWVEFGSFPLNQASFLFRMVAHCLAYSNSSVNPVIYAFLSENFRNSYKQVFRCRAPSECPLHDTRDHRSRMEPTAPPANLSVNHKGHNSQICKML; encoded by the exons atggaGAACCAGAGTGAGTCAGTCCACAGCAACAGTGTGAGGCTCCCGGCCAAACTCATCCTCGGTGTAGGTGTAGACAACTTTATTTCTCTCCTCATATTTGGGCTGATTTTTATCCTCGGTGCGCTCGGGAACGCGCTGGTGATCACGGTGCTGGCGCGCAGTAAACCGGGTCAACCGAGGAGCACGACCAACATCTTCATCCTCAACCTGAGCGTGGCGGATCTGTCCTACCTGCTCTTCTGCGTCCCCTTCCAGTCCACCATCTACATGCTGGACACGTGGGTGCTGGGCGCCTTCATCTGCAAGTTCATTCACTACTTCTTCACCGTGTCCATGCTGGTCAGCATCTTCACTCTGTCCGCGATGTCCGTGGACCGCTACGTGGCCATCGTGCACGCCAGGAGGTCGTCGTCGATCCGGGTGGGCAGACACGCGCTGCTCGGCGTCCTGCTCATCTGGAGCCTGTCTCTGGTGATGGCAGCGCCCGTGGCGCACTACCAGAGCATCGTGGAGCGGGAGGACAACACCACCTTCTGCTGGGAAGTGTGGCCCGACCACCAGAGGAAGGTGTACGTGATGTGCACCTTTGTGTTCGGTTACCTGCTCCCGCTCGTCCTCATCTCTGTCTGCTACACAAAG gttttaaaacatctgcacaaGAAGCTGAGAAACGTCTCTAAAAAGTCGGAGCTCTCCAAAAAGAAG ACTGCTCAGacggtgctggtggtggtggtggtcttCGGCCTGTCGTGGCTGCCTCACCACGTCGTGCACCTGTGGGTGGAGTTTGGCTCCTTCCCGCTGAACCAGGCCTCGTTCCTCTTCAGGATGGTGGCTCATTGCTTGGCCTACAGCAACTCGTCCGTCAACCCCGTCATCTACGCCTTCCTGTCGGAGAACTTCAGGAACTCCTACAAGCAGGTGTTCCGCTGCCGCGCGCCCAGCGAGTGTCCGCTGCACGACACTCGCGACCACCGCAGCAGGATGGAGCCCACGGCTCCGCCCGCCAACCTCAGTGTGAACCACAAAGGTCACAACTCTCAAATCTGTAAAATGCTTTGA